The genomic DNA TGcgttcgggcaggtagtgttctcctggcatctgccaaacccagattcgtccgtcggactgccagatggcgaagcgtgattcatcactctagagaatgcgtttccactgctccagagtccattggcggcaagctttacaccactcaagcCGGCTCTTGCCGTTGCGCATGGCGATCTTAGGcctgtgtgcggctgctctgccatttcataaagctccccacaagcagttattgtgctgacgttgcttccagaggcagttcaaaactcggtagtgagtgttgcaaacgaggacagacaatttttatgcgcttcagcactcggcggtcccgttctgtgagcttgtctgGCCTAACAAATCATCTAAAAGGTATTGCCAGCaggtatctcactggtcatccccaaagccaacacctcctttggccgctttTCCTCCCAGTTCTCCGCTGCcgatgactggaacaaattgcaaaaatcactgaagttggagacttatattcccctcactaactttaaacatcagctatctgagcagatAACCGATcgttgcagctgtacatagcccatctgtaaatagcccttccaatctacctacctcatccccatattctttttaaatgtacttttctgctcttttgcgcaccagtatttctacttgcacatcatcatatgctcatctatcactccaatgttaatttgctaaattgtaattacttcgctactatggactatttattgccttacctcctcacgccatttgcacacactgtatatagacttcatttttttctattgtgttattgactgtacgcttttttattccatgtgtaactctgttgttgtttgtttcgcactgctttgctttatcttggccaggccgcagttgtaaatgagaacttgttctcaactggcctacctggttaaatgaaggtgaaataaaaaaaatacagattagTTGAAAAATCTATTGCGGTGGTTTGTATGAGGCTTTCCTGTAACGACCAGTAATGGACAAAAACCTTTGTACACTAGATAATGTGATATAACCTGTCTGTAGCTAGGTAATTACAGTGATTATACAaaatgctctttccatgacataggtgaatccaggtgaaagctatgatcccttattgatgtcacttgttaaatccacttcaatcattgtagatgaaggggggtTAAAGTGATTTGTAAGCCTCGAGATAATTGAgacagattgtgtatgtgtgccattcagagggtgaatggtcaaaacaaaatattttaagcgcctttgaacggggtatggtagtagttgccaggtgcaccggttttgagtgtgtcaagaagtgcagcgctgctgggtttttcacactcaacagtttcctgtgtgtatcaagaatggtccaccacccaaaggacatccagacaacttgacacaactgcaggaagcattggcgtcaacataggccagcatccctgaggaAAACTTTCGACACCTTCTAGAGttcatgccccaacgaattgaggctgttcctagggcaaagggggtgcaactcaatattaggaaggtgttcctaatattttgtacactcagtgtatatgagcTGGATAGCTAGATGAGCTAAATATTAAAAAAACTGCAACAACCCAAAACATTGTATAGAAAGTGTCTTTTAGTTGCCTGGCTTGCTAAATTTACATATCCTAAATACAATTTAAAACTAATGGTTTTTTTTTGTGCAAAAAATGTAACAGGTAATGCTGCTATTTGGACTTGGCTGCTTCAATGTCAAGCAGACTGCCGTTTTTGTGTTTATACCAGGTTTATACTTTTTCTTAATAACAAGAACAAGTTTGATGTCAGAGAacaacaatagaatgttcatAATTGAAAGCGTGCCACGCCGCTACATGATGATAGGGGACATTTATACTGAGGGTCTGGCGGGACATTTTACACATATTACCACAATCATGACTAGGTTGGTTGGTGGAAAATAAAAGTACAGGCTATGTTGCCGGCAATACCTTTCAGATATAAATGCAAGTTGCCAAAAAGTGTTAAAGTTGGTGGCAAAACGTCTTGTTTTAAAAGGTCTATAATAGTAGGAGAGAGACATGCATGATCAATAGGACAAATGGAAAAATTTGGTCACCATAATTGTAGAACAGTGAAATGCCTTATGCACACACAGTTACATGCTAAGTACTGTATTAACAAACTAGTTTAGGCCTATAGGCTTAACTCAGCTACATGATATTAATGGGAACTTAGTTTGAAGTGTTGCCGTGACTTTACATACTATGGGTGAAGTTAAATGTCAGTGGAATTTGAATATGCTTATTATTCTACACTCGCTATGCCTCACGTTGAATGTCTCCCTTTCACATTAGCTGTTCCGCTATATTCACTCAGCCTTTCTATAAAAAAGTGCTAATGACTTACCTATTAAATATTCTCTGCTAAAATATTTGCATAATGAATTGTTCGATCCACAGTTGGATTTTGCGAGCCACCCTAGCAAGTGTGGTTTAAATAAAGTGCCTTTCTCCTTACTTCTCTTTGCCTCTGAACCCTTCTGTTTTCTCTTTTTGTTTTGCATTAAGAGGGTATAGTGGGTGGTTGTGGTTTGGAAGGAAGAAAGATGGGGTGTCTGTTTTTTGGGTATCTCCGTCCTTGTATCATGGGAGGGAACCTTATTTTTTCCATCAACAAATTCACACTTGGAGAGTTAGTGGTTGAAACATTTGCTGTGGCTTTGAGAACGTGAGTTTAAGTGTCCATAAGGGTTCAGGActagacccagatgcagacacgagAGGCAGATGGTTTGCGTGTTTGATATATATTAGTTCCAAAAGGGGTAAACAAGAGAAtagtcatggacaggcaaaaggtcaaaaccagatcagagtccaggaggtacagagtggcaggcaggttcgaggtcagggcaggcagactggtcaggcaggtgggtacagagtccagaaaacaggcaagggacaaaaccaggaggactagcaaaagagaatagcaaaagcaggagcacgggaaaaacacgctggttgacttgaaacagacgagacgaactggcacagagagacaggaaacacagggataaatccACCGGGGAAAATAaattacacctggagggggtggagacaaggacaggtgaaacagatcagggcgtgacagtgtcgTAACCTGGCCTAAATCGGCCTTCTGAAGAAAATGGTTAGCCTTTAGCTTCCTTGGCTGAAAAAGTACTACAAACTAGTCTAATAATAGCCCACACTGCAACTGCAAAAACACTGTTTTTAGGCTATTGTTTGATTACTGTCCATACTGTTGATTACTGTCCCTACTGCTTTGTCATGCCCTTTCTTCAGTCTCTGTTTGTCTTGGTCACTAGTGTGATAAGGGAGCCAAGAAAAGAGACGAATTCGGTTTAGTTTTTTATTGAGGATTTTTTTGAGCAAGGCAAAACCACACATTCATCCCCCTATTTTTCAGAGGTCTACCCCACAAAACAATCAGATTTAATTTTAACATTGCTTTGACACCCCACTCTGTCAGTCGGCGCCTGCCTGCTCGCTACATTAACTTCCAAGGCATGTTCTTCTACACTAGATTAAAAAGAGTGAAATGGGAAAAAAGCCGTCTGAATGAGAACAACTAGCCTAATGGAATTTAAAGCTAATCTAAATATGCTAATCTTCACACGCTTCATAAACATAGCAGATAATACCCCCCCCTCCcatttctgtttctctctctctgtctcagtagttGTGCAGAGTGGAATGCCATAGCCACAGGGGGTCTGGTAGTAATGACAGGCTCGTGGTGGAGTTATTTATTCCCCCCACCTCCAAGCCCTCATTAATAACCAGGCCTGGTCTCTGTGACTCCTGGCGGACTTTGGGACCAGCAGTCCGAGACattctattagttctattagcACCCGCCACCTTTCCACGCCAACGTGCCCAGACCACTGCCGACAGGCCTCGCACTGAATTCTGGGCAGTTGTTTGCCCTGTTTTTTTACCTGGCTCTCTCAGCTAATTACTCTGCTGCCTGCATTCTGCCGGTAATTGGGCTTAGTTTGAGCCCGgacatctttaaaaaaaaatatattcccCTGTTTTTTATTGTTCTCCAAAAAGCCATCCAATTAATATGCTAATGAAATGATACATATTTATGGATTTTAAATTATGCAGAAAGCTTTCAGAGCCCGGTGTGAAATGAATTGCTTACAGGACTTCAAAGCCTTGAATCGCTAACGAGGTAGGGCCTGATTTGCATACAGCTTTAATCAGTTGAATACTGATTATACTCCATTATAGAatggggtgggtggagggagagagagaggagccagctgcactagttgtttctgttttcttccagatagagagggagagagaactttTTCAGTAGTTGCGACAATCCTGCCACGCatcggagagagggagggaaactgTTGAGAAGAAAGGAAAGGTAGAGAAAGATCGATTGAGAGTGAGGGAGAGCTGTTAgtctaaaacccattggcttaagtGGAGTGCTGAGGCTGTGTCTCAGTGTTGTTCAGTGGAGCGTTCAGTGGACTgtgccagtctgtctgtgtcttgtgtgtgtagctgtagtTTGACTGGACTCTGCACTGACCAGTGGATAGTgaagagagggagtagggagaggaggggcagtGTGCAGTCCGGCGGAACCAAGCCTATCTGCCGCCGCCAGCTTTTGCAAGCATGCTGGAAAATACAGGTTCTACAGAAGTGGGTGAGTCATGTGGTCcggtgttgtgtgtttgtgatgttgatgatgatggggTACCAAATACACCAGATATTGTTGTTGTGGGGGGAGGCCAGGGAGAGCTGCTCATTTTGGAAGTGGGCTACTCATTTGCCGAGAAGGTGCTTAAGTACCAGCTCCTGGTGGCAGGCTTGGACATCCTCGGGTAGAGGTGCAAGCTGGTGGCGCGGATATTTGGCACAGCCTTGCAGTGCGTGTCCTCCAGATTGCGGGCCTGATAAAAACTAGGGCAAAGCAATTGgctaggtactgctctgtttcagctgtcgtggGCAGCCTAGCTGTTTGGAGAGGGAGGTGCTTTCTGTACCCTTACATGCCATGCATAAAGGGACCTTTTGAAATCTACCAATTTGATTGGTAGATTCAAATAAAGTATTTCAAAtgtgaatgtgagagagagagcgagatcgtCAAGGAACAAGTCAAAAGGGGATGAAACATTGTCCTGCTGGGCTTTTATGCATGTAAAGGCATGCTTCAAAGTGTATCCCCTAATTTCCATTGTTGAAGATGTTGATTTCCACTGTATTAAATGGGGCTTTTTCTAATTGTAAAATTTTCACCTGGCGCAATTTTTTTTAACCTGGTTTTGTATGGAAACAATACTCTGCATGTAGGCTAGAGGTAGTTGTGGGTGTGTAGCCCATCAGAAAACATTATTATCAGACTCTGTTGGAAGGAGTGGGAGTTGTCTAGTGTTATTGTATTAACTGCAGCATACGACATCAGATATTTAAAAGATGTGGGCTTTAGGCGCTGGTTTGGGATGGGATGGTGGGGCGTTACTTTTAGATGACAGTTGAGTgaaagtctctctctgtctgtctgttttgtctgtctgcctctttcaGATTCTAGAATGAGTAATCCATCAGAAACTAGTAAATGTGCAATGGAGAGTCAGAGTGGGGACGGAAACACAGGTGAGTTACCTGCTGTGACCTGCTGCTGCATTGCTCTGGCTGCCCGCACCTGGAGTGTCGTTCAGGAGGCACAAACGGTTTCAAATAGTCACAAACGGACAGAGAAAATGTCCTTGGTTATTAGACTCTTAAGTTCAGGTAATGGTCTTCTGTTTAAAAACCTGTGGTCCTGTTTAGTGCCCTCTGAACACCCCCCGGGTCTGCACTCTGCTCACTTCAATGTCCTACAGAGTGTGTGTTTTTATTGTGTTGATTGAGAAACCtaatagagagagaggttcagtGAAAGTTAATTGGGTTGTTGTGCTGTTgctgtaattagaggctactgtgtGAGTATTATGTTCACACGTGTCGatttgtgtgtgcgtatgtgaaagtgtgtgtgtgtgtgtgtgtgtgtatgtgaaagtAATTAATTGCTTTTCTGTTCTCAGGAGTCCAAACGAATGGACTGGACTTTCAGAGGCAGACGGTGCAGGCCACAAATGCAATCACCAATGCACATGCACAGGCTCTGATCCAACAGGTAACTCACTCACTCAGACCAAAATGCACACAGGTTTGCTGCTTTTAccagagagtgtgtgtctgtgtgatctgAGTATATGTGGGTGTATTTTTTGCACGTGCCCAGGCTGGCAGAAGTGTAGTTGAAatgaggagaggggacagagacatgCCAACAGAACAGAGCCACACACACTAGAGCCGGACGATATGGACAGAAAATCCATATCGTGATAAATCTAACCATTTTACTCGTAAATCTAACCATTTTACTCGTAAACAGTAAATATGAAACGTTTATTTTTATTACTTTACATTAGCGGCAGGGCACTATCATTTTTTATTTTCAGTGCGAAGTAAGAAAACTGAGATGGTAGCCATGATTCAAAAAGTCAGCTATTTGATCTAACATATCCAGGGAATGCATGGTTGATATGTTGATGTGCGACCTGTCAAATAGGATCCAGAAGGATCAGATTTATTTTTGGTTCTTCAGAGAATCTGCCGACATCTTTGTGCATATTGGACTTTAAGCTGTATTATTCACAACCTGAGGAAGTGGGAACTCAAAACACTTGGCTGGATTGCTTACTCTAAATATGATGTTGTTGCTATATAGCCATGTAGGCTAATTGATTAAGCTATCAGTGAATGTAGGCTAATGTCCTACAAAAACCTTTCAGGACTAGGTCTAGGCTAATTTATATAAATGGCACACTCTGCTTTGCGCACCATACTAACTACAGTCTACTCTGGTTGTAAAGTTGTGCCATGAATTCAAGAGGTGAGAAATACATGATATACTCCCAGAAAGCTGTGACTCTCCTCTGTAACTACAACAACAGTAGTTGCTTTGAAAACTGTATGTTTCCCACAATTACATTTGGAGCAACTGTCATATGCTTGTGCTTCACAGtaggatgagggagtgagagtgGCTCGCTCACACAAAATACGACAGCGAAATGGGGCAGATACTTTCATAGCAGGAATCAACATAATGCATAGGCTATTACTGTTGACCAAATATTGGCTTTACAACAATCTACAGGAATGTCGTGTAGCAAAATCACAGAAAATTACCTTCGTAGGTAAAATGTTTCGTTAAGAGGAAGGCAATATCCGTCATTTTCGGTTTACCatcccagctctaacacacacacacacacacacacacacacacacacacacacacacacacacacacacacacacacacacacacacacacacacacacacacacacacacacactacatgtaaATGAGCCTTGCTCTCTCGGTATCGCCTGGCAACAAGGCAGATTAATCAACCCTGTATGCTAATTAGCTGCTCTGCGGTTGCTCGGAAACAGATGGCGAAGAATATGCAAATCTCTGCAGAATTTACATGCACCGCATAACAGTTTTTAAAATTAATTTCTCCActcacccctccctctttcctctctgttctctgtggGCTGCAGTACATTCCTCTCCTGTTTTCCTTATGTCGATCATTTTCTACTTAGAGAATACCTTCAGTGTGCTACCTATTATTGAAACTCTGTTTTTGTGTttatgtggcagtgtgtgtgggaTTGTGTTTTGTCTTGCTGTGTATATGttttttctcttcttctccaCTCCAATGTTGAACATTAAACATTTTGGTCTTTGCTCATTATCTCTAGTCAAGACTCTGACAGATATAGTTGCAAGAATTAGGGCATCTGAGTAGAATAAGTATCAGTCAACATCATTATTCAAAAACAGATCGACAAAATGTACAGACGACTCGTGATAAATGCAACGGCTTGAGACTGGACTTAACAGGAACATGTCGTTATCAGGAGCAATGTAAAATAATGCAGTTGAACTGAGACTGGAAAACTGTATTGCACTCATCGAGTTTACAGTTATCAGGAGTCGCCTGTGTCTATATGACATGTATCTGGGAAGGTTATTCTATATAAGGTTATCCTATGTACTCTGCTCCTAGTCCAAGTCTGAAGACTCGGGTGCAATTCCGACCTCCGTCCAGCAGGGGGTGCTGCCTCAGGCCCAGCTCATGCTGGCTGGGGGACAGATAGCTGGAGTAAGTGTCatgctgtctgcctgcctgcttgtcggttcatctgtctgtctgtaatgtgctGGTTCTCTATGGCTTCCTCATCTGCACTGATCTAAAAGAACAGCAAATACTCAGGAGGTATCGTTGGTATATTGGTTTCACTGTTCTCAGATCAGTGCATATGAACGGAAGGAGACTATTGAGATACACCCAGAGAAAGGGTGGGGTTATGTCCAAATACTATTTTCCTTGTTTCCTCTCCTTAGTGACCGGTGATTCGATATAAAGATTGAATGGGAATTGATCTACCTACCTTATTCATTCTACCAATTCCTGCTATGATCAGTGTTGGTGGGAGGAACTGAGAGAAGAGTATTGGGACGTAGCCTGTGTGGGCTTGTGCACATGTGCAATCATGTCAACCCCACGACAAACATCACCCTGGTACCATCTTTTGGTTTGTGTGTGAGCGACCGGGAGCCCAGGCGTCATACTCATCCATGATCATTCTGTCGCATGGCCAGAAAGCCCTCACATGATAGAGTCATGTGACCTAAAGATCAGACAGCCAGTGGCTGCGATGAGAAACCTCTCCAAACACCAACATCATCTCCCGTCCAAATGCAtgagtcctctactctctccgtCTGTTGGGCCCTAAGGCACTCAGTCACTGCATCACATGTACTGCTAGTTTTGTAGTCCTTTGAAACTTGAAAGACCTTTGACATTTTGAAATGAATGGTGAGGGGCATTTGTCTTGACATACTATTGTTTCTCTTCCAACCGCTCACGCCATTTACATTATTATCTCTATCTCTGCGCCcccctctacctttctctctgccctctctccacaATATCTGTCTCCACAATATCTGTCATCTCTGCCTttctatctccctctttctctctgcccccctctcgctgtctccctgtctctttcgCTTTGACCCCCCCcgtctcgctttctctctccagTTGACCCTGTCTCCAGCGCAGCAGCAGATGCTTTTGCAGCAGGCCCAGGCCCAGCTCTTGGCAGCAGCCATGCAGCAGCAATCAGCCAGCCAGCAGAGCAGCACCACGGGGGCCAGCATCTCTGCCTCTGCAGCCACCCCCATCACACAGCTGCCTCTGTCCCAGCCCGTCCAGATCACCTCTGtaagagaaaaacacacacaccaaatacaTGAGAAtgtgtatagacacacacacacacacacacacacacacacacacacacacacacacacacacacacacacacacacacacacacacacacacacacacacacacacacaaccccatcacTAGGGCTAGATGGAATCTGCAGGGGGCAGAGTATCCTGCTACCTGCTCTAGAAAGGGGTGTAAAATAAAATCCTGAAGTCAAACCCAATACTGCCTCAAAACATATAACAGCCACAGTGTCATCAATTGAATATGCAGGAAACACAGAGCTGTAATGTTCACATCATTCCCCCTcagattccctctgtctctactcaTCTCCCAGGCCAGCTAAGCCAGCTGGGATACCCGTATGAGATGGCGACCTTCAGCAGTTACCTACCTGTAGTACACCTTTATATCACTGTTATATGAATGACTGGACCTGTAAAATCTACCTAGTAGTACTCATGTATAACACTGCTATATGAATGATTATAAGTATGCTGTTACCTGTAGTACGTTGTAACCTTTTCTCCCTGTGGAAGCTTAATGAAAACTTTCCTCTGTTGATCTCTGTTGTATGAATGAGTGCACCTGTAGAATGAAGCTAGAATAAAGGCCAGCAGGCAGCAGCTACAGTATCACCTCTAGTTGACCTGTACCCCCTTTACCTGTAGGACTAGACTAAATACTGGCTTCCCTGTAGTTACGAGGGTTCCTCACTTCctgtatttgtgtgtgcgtgtgcgtgtgcgtgtgtgtgtgtgtgtgtgtgtgtgtgtgtgtgagatgaccAACATCAGCATGAGTGGTGTGTGactatacgtgtctgtgtgtgcctgtagTAATGTGTGCTCCTTTCTCCCGGTGGGTGTGTGCGTGAGGACTTCCAGCAGTTACAGCAGCTGCAGCAGCAGAACCTAACCATGCCCCAGTTTGTCCTGGTTCAACCTGGCCACCACATCGCCACCCAGCTGCAGCCTGGTCAGTTCATCATCTCACAGACGCCGCAGAGCCAGCAGAGTATGTACACAACGCAGAGtatgtactacacacacacacacacacacacacacacacacacacacacacacacacacacacacacacacacacacaggcacgcacacacacgtgcacaaacatacacactcGCCCGTCCTCGCTCACCCTCCTTTCGTACCTCTTAAATGGTCTCCATAATTCTCTCAACAGGTTTCCTGCAAGCCCATAATCTTCTAACTCAACTACCTCAAAGCCAAGCCAACCTCCTGCAGACTCAGCCAAGTATCAACCTTGCCTCACAGGTCAGacactacaactacaactatCACTACCATGTTTAGTTTGTCATTTCCTTTCAGCCCTAACCCCATACTTCCGTCCTGTAGCCAGCAACTCCGTCCCACACGATAGCAGCCACGCCCATCCAGCCCCTGTCCCACAGTCAGACCCCGCCCAAACGCCTGGACACACCCAGTCTGGAGGAGCCCAGCGACCTGGAGGAGCTGGAACAGTTCGCTAAGACCTTCAAACAGAGACGCATCAAACTGGGCTTCACACAGGTGGGTGTATGGTTGGTGTTGTGAGGCAGCTGTATGAAGGTGTGTGTACacattctgtgtgtgtggtttgggaTATTAGCGAACTgcaggaaggtgtgtgtgtgtgtgtatgcttgcatGAGTGTGCATACGTGTGTTTGTGTTAACAGCAGAGCTCtacctaaccctctctgtctcccccaggGGGATGTTGGCCTGGCCATGGGCAAGCTGTATGGTAACGACTTCAGCCAGACCACCATTTCCCGCTTCGAGGCCTTGAACCTCAGCTTTAAGAACATGTGCAAGCTGAAGCCACTTCTGGAGAAGTGGCTCAACGATGCAGGTATGTCTCTGAGCTGACcgacagctgtgtgtgtttgtactctATTGTGTACCGTATTATGCACTGCAGAGTACCTGGTCTTTACCTCCGTCCCTGTCCCTTGTCACGGTGCTGTTTGTGCAGAGAATCTGTCGTCTGACCTGGCCCTGTCCAGCCCTTGCGGCCTGGGGTCCCCCGGTCTGGGCATGGAGGGGCTCAACCGCCGACGCAAGAAGAGGACCAGCATCGAGACCAACATCCGCGTGGCCTTAGAAAAGAGCTTTCTGGAGGTAACTTACCTCATCAACCAATTTTAGCACTTAAACCATTAGGAAGGGAATCAATGAAATGGAAAAGACTTCATTCAGCGTGTCTGAAAATAACTACCCCATGCTGAAAATAACTGCCCCATGATGAAAATAACTACCCCATGCTGAAAATAACTGCCCCATGATGAAAATAACTACCCCATGCTGAAAATAACTGCCCCATGCTGAAAGTAACTGCCCCATACTGAAAGTAACTGCCCCATACTGAAAGTAACTGCCCCAGACTGAAAGTAACTGCCCCATATTGAAAGTAACTGCCCCATATTGAAAGGAACTGCCCCATACTGAAAGTAACTGCTCCATACTAAAAGGAACTGCTCCATACTGAAAGGAACTGCCCCATACTGAAAGGAACTGCCCCATACTGAAAGGAACTGCTCCATACTGAAAGTAACTGCCC from Oncorhynchus keta strain PuntledgeMale-10-30-2019 chromosome 7, Oket_V2, whole genome shotgun sequence includes the following:
- the LOC118386130 gene encoding POU domain, class 2, transcription factor 1-like isoform X16, which codes for MADGGAASQDESSGPDSRMSNPSETSKCAMESQSGDGNTGVQTNGLDFQRQTVQATNAITNAHAQALIQQLTLSPAQQQMLLQQAQAQLLAAAMQQQSASQQSSTTGASISASAATPITQLPLSQPVQITSIPSVSTHLPGQLSQLGYPYEMATFSSYLPQLQQLQQQNLTMPQFVLVQPGHHIATQLQPGQFIISQTPQSQQSFLQAHNLLTQLPQSQANLLQTQPSINLASQPATPSHTIAATPIQPLSHSQTPPKRLDTPSLEEPSDLEELEQFAKTFKQRRIKLGFTQGDVGLAMGKLYGNDFSQTTISRFEALNLSFKNMCKLKPLLEKWLNDAENLSSDLALSSPCGLGSPGLGMEGLNRRRKKRTSIETNIRVALEKSFLEQNQKPTSEEITIIADQLNMEKEVIRVWFCNRRQKEKRINPPSSGHSITGTGSTPIKTIFTPNSPLVASTASLVTSNTPTTLTLNPVMPLTSTSVSGLTLTGTTIGATTNTASVISTAPMVTAVTSSTSLSPSPTALQATAAETDGTQEHTVVMQAPSSLATNLGTGQVMVAGPGLSAALQGAAQLPTSSSYASMAGLNPGLMASSQFTPGGALLSLAPGGLGGAINPAMLSNSTLATIQGLWSALASGGTLPITSLDGSGNLLFANTSAGSTPNLVQPLFLNPQNLSLLTSNPVSLVSAGAAGGGALQVTANHQVTTATVPVPASTITTASKAQ
- the LOC118386130 gene encoding POU domain, class 2, transcription factor 1-like isoform X7, producing the protein MADGGAASQDESSGPDSRMSNPSETSKCAMESQSGDGNTGVQTNGLDFQRQTVQATNAITNAHAQALIQQSKSEDSGAIPTSVQQGVLPQAQLMLAGGQIAGLTLSPAQQQMLLQQAQAQLLAAAMQQQSASQQSSTTGASISASAATPITQLPLSQPVQITSIPSVSTHLPGQLSQLGYPYEMATFSSYLPQLQQLQQQNLTMPQFVLVQPGHHIATQLQPGQFIISQTPQSQQSFLQAHNLLTQLPQSQANLLQTQPSINLASQPATPSHTIAATPIQPLSHSQTPPKRLDTPSLEEPSDLEELEQFAKTFKQRRIKLGFTQGDVGLAMGKLYGNDFSQTTISRFEALNLSFKNMCKLKPLLEKWLNDAENLSSDLALSSPCGLGSPGLGMEGLNRRRKKRTSIETNIRVALEKSFLEQNQKPTSEEITIIADQLNMEKEVIRVWFCNRRQKEKRINPPSSGHSITGTGSTPIKTIFTPNSPLVASTASLVTSNTPTTLTLNPVMPLTSTSVSGLTLTGTTIGATTNTASVISTAPMVTAVTSSTSLSPSPTALQATAAETDGTQEHTVVMQAPSSLATNLGTGQVMVAGPGLSAALQGAAQLPTSSSYASMAGLNPGLMASSQFTPGGALLSLAPGGLGGAINPAMLSNSTLATIQGLWSALASGGTLPITSLDGSGNLLFANTSAGSTPNLVQPLFLNPQNLSLLTSNPVSLVSAGAAGGGALQVTANHQVTTATVPVPASTITTASKAQ
- the LOC118386130 gene encoding POU domain, class 2, transcription factor 1-like isoform X11, which produces MADGGAASQDESSGPDSRMSNPSETSKCAMESQSGDGNTGVQTNGLDFQRQTVQATNAITNAHAQALIQQSKSEDSGAIPTSVQQGVLPQAQLMLAGGQIAGLTLSPAQQQMLLQQAQAQLLAAAMQQQSASQQSSTTGASISASAATPITQLPLSQPVQITSLQQLQQQNLTMPQFVLVQPGHHIATQLQPGQFIISQTPQSQQSMYTTQSFLQAHNLLTQLPQSQANLLQTQPSINLASQPATPSHTIAATPIQPLSHSQTPPKRLDTPSLEEPSDLEELEQFAKTFKQRRIKLGFTQGDVGLAMGKLYGNDFSQTTISRFEALNLSFKNMCKLKPLLEKWLNDAVCAENLSSDLALSSPCGLGSPGLGMEGLNRRRKKRTSIETNIRVALEKSFLEQNQKPTSEEITIIADQLNMEKEVIRVWFCNRRQKEKRINPPSSGHSITGTGSTPIKTIFTPNSPLVASTASLVTSNTPTTLTLNPVMPLTSTSVSGLTLTGTTIGATTNTASVISTAPMVTAVTSSTSLSPSPTALQATAAETDGTQEHTVVMQAPSSLATNLGTGQVMVAGPGLSAALQGAAQLPTSSSYASMAGLNPGLMASSQFTPGGALLSLAPGGLGGAINPAMLSNSTLATIQGLWSALASGGTLPITSLDGSGNLLFANTSAGSTPNLVQPLFLNPQNLSLLTSNPVSLVSAGAAGGGALQVTANHQVTTATVPVPASTITTASKAQ
- the LOC118386130 gene encoding POU domain, class 2, transcription factor 1-like isoform X10; its protein translation is MADGGAASQDESSGPDSRMSNPSETSKCAMESQSGDGNTGVQTNGLDFQRQTVQATNAITNAHAQALIQQSKSEDSGAIPTSVQQGVLPQAQLMLAGGQIAGLTLSPAQQQMLLQQAQAQLLAAAMQQQSASQQSSTTGASISASAATPITQLPLSQPVQITSQLQQLQQQNLTMPQFVLVQPGHHIATQLQPGQFIISQTPQSQQSMYTTQSFLQAHNLLTQLPQSQANLLQTQPSINLASQPATPSHTIAATPIQPLSHSQTPPKRLDTPSLEEPSDLEELEQFAKTFKQRRIKLGFTQGDVGLAMGKLYGNDFSQTTISRFEALNLSFKNMCKLKPLLEKWLNDAVCAENLSSDLALSSPCGLGSPGLGMEGLNRRRKKRTSIETNIRVALEKSFLEQNQKPTSEEITIIADQLNMEKEVIRVWFCNRRQKEKRINPPSSGHSITGTGSTPIKTIFTPNSPLVASTASLVTSNTPTTLTLNPVMPLTSTSVSGLTLTGTTIGATTNTASVISTAPMVTAVTSSTSLSPSPTALQATAAETDGTQEHTVVMQAPSSLATNLGTGQVMVAGPGLSAALQGAAQLPTSSSYASMAGLNPGLMASSQFTPGGALLSLAPGGLGGAINPAMLSNSTLATIQGLWSALASGGTLPITSLDGSGNLLFANTSAGSTPNLVQPLFLNPQNLSLLTSNPVSLVSAGAAGGGALQVTANHQVTTATVPVPASTITTASKAQ